In one window of Drosophila innubila isolate TH190305 chromosome 2L unlocalized genomic scaffold, UK_Dinn_1.0 4_B_2L, whole genome shotgun sequence DNA:
- the LOC117781231 gene encoding CAP-Gly domain-containing linker protein 1 yields MLDKSQTTCTRILLFFFSFYFCSLFSFLSFVMHPDRRSNNNCESMAFNFILLPLQLRKSLECLANSPDHWQKSVCSHNEPDEKASKDLSQKRGEETAELTVSLDSDTLDTKDNNLRDISISSGNSMKKIGPKKADVQSLKSSISKVSKASKASKGSKYSALSRKKEKVKKMRPKSDSVSRQSLRMSLSKINKRYSDASIYSRTSSINRSSSLMRSSRVSRLSVTLSQESKIDDLAMGLRKAKKSLGTKRHVEKMIKVDDIFHSDDISETSQVGEMEDEGEAQINVRYKMLELLRQLPDINDLSATSLLSPTKQKRIKIENADENEDLGIFVAPMSQFDEVPETQTVELQGMEEEDHSSSAETSSCSRSITLGSDDTLLNLPSYPSLEVELFTLQPLDERIQSFSKDIVEKMTEVEIRNSLVDFLGTEDREQRKLVNAICVQFVDDVIGRVVSKCEEESVRLLRLLDKEKLWNTLRSLLDQLNDESLIRNKLERMTTEHFMRKKRFVFIKTPKNFDDINYQRYKSALIDYDRQLEIEEKTNNMIQGRMADLRKEFQDQQIYREEKLKEFEQTVRQTLLQNDSFCHLENMVDNALTNMSAIHNEVSDMRLELIYAQHRYADMINKSEALEELGFGLKMREYLTRQEDAELLSLKIEERNDELNRLHMKINYDVHALAHLKCKEEMCRRTHNRMKVKLLSCMEWKTHFRQQIYQAKLKHNAIIREIYKMKTDGSLLHYPPLLLDFDKTVDEVRSKQKSVEKLRNNYKNLINRIKVAEEMLMPRKKGSISPKASRDLSIIDAEVIVTPLTLS; encoded by the exons ATGCTTGACAAAT CACAAACAACTTGCACGaggattttgttgttttttttttccttttatttttgctctcttttttcttttctttcttttgttatG CATCCTGACagaaggagcaacaacaactgtgagTCAATGGCATTTAACTTCATTCTGCTGCCACTGCAGCTGAGGAAGTCCCTTGAATGCTTGGCTAATAGTCCTGACCACTGGCAGAAGTCTGTGTGCTCACATAATG AACCAGACGAAAAAGCGTCTAAAGACTTATCACAAAAACGTGGGGAAGAGACAGCAGAGTTAACGGTTTCGTTGGATTCAGATACTTTGGATACTAAAGATAATAACCTAAGGGATATATCGATTTCATCGGGAAActcaatgaaaaaaattggtCCAAAGAAAGCAGACGTACAATCCTTAAAGAGTTCAATCAGTAAAGTCAGCAAAGCCAGTAAGGCAAGTAAAGGAAGTAAATATTCCGCATTGTcaagaaaaaaggaaaaagtaaaaaaaatgcgcCCAAAAAGTGACTCCGTCTCGCGACAAAGCTTGAGGATGAGCTTGTCGAAGATAAATAAGAGATACAGCGATGCCAGTATCTATTCAAGAACTTCGAGCATTAATCGATCGAGCAGCTTAATGAGATCATCACGTGTTTCCCGCCTATCTGTAACATTATCTCAGGAATCAAAGATAGACGACTTAGCTATGGGATTGCGAAAAGCCAAGAAATCCTTAGGTACTAAAAGACATGTagaaaaaatgataaaagtgGATGACATATTTCACTCGGATGATATATCAGAGACTTCACAAGTAGGCGAAATGGAGGATGAGGGGGAAGCGCAAATAAATGTACGCTACAAGATGTTGGAGCTCCTTAGGCAATTACCAGATATTAATGATTTATCCGCAACAAGTTTGCTTTCgcccacaaaacaaaagagaataaaaatagaaaatgcagATGAGAATGAAGATCTGGGAATATTTGTTGCCCCCATGAGTCAATTTGATGAAGTTCCTGAGACACAGACAGTCGAACTTCAAGGTATGGAGGAAGAAGATCATTCGTCTTCTGCAGAAACAAGTTCTTGCAGCAGATCTATTACACTTGGAAGTGATGATACACTCTTAAATTTGCCAAGTTATCCTTCACTTGAAGTCGAACTCTTCACATTGCAACCGCTCGATGAAAGAATTCAATCATTTTCCAAGGATATAGTTGAAAAAATGACGGAAGTTGAGATTCGAAACAGTCTGGTGGATTTCTTAGGTACCGAGGATCGGGAACAGCGAAAATTAGTTAACGCTATTTGCGTACAATTTGTTGATGATGTGATCGGCCGTGTTGTTAGTAAATGTGAAGAGGAGTCTGTGAGATTGTTGCGATTACTTGATAAAGAGAAATTGTGGAACACTTTGAGATCGTTATTGGATCAACTGAATGATGAGTCTTTAATTCGCAATAAGCTCGAAAGAATGACAACCGAACATTTTATGCGAAAAAAAAGATTCGTTTTTATCAAAACACCAAAGAATTTCGATGATATCAACTATCAGCGATATAAGAGTGCCTTAATTGATTATGACAGGCAACTCGAGATCGAGGAAAAGACAAATAATATGATTCAAGGACGTATGGCAGATTTGCGTAAAGAGTTTCAGGATCAACAGATTTACAGAGAAGAGAAACTAAAAGAGTTTGAGCAAACTGTAAGACAGACTTTACTCCAAAATGATAGTTTCTGTCATCTGGAAAATATGGTAGATAATGCTCTAACAAATATGTCTGCGATTCATAATGAAGTCTCCGATATGCGACTAGAATTGATTTATGCTCAACATCGATATGCCGATATGATCAAT AAATCGGAGGCGTTGGAGGAACTGGGTTTCGGTCTAAAAATGCGAGAATATCTCACACGGCAGGAAGATGCTGAATTGCTTTCCTTAAAAATTGAAG AACGCAATGATGAACTCAATCGTCTTCACATGAAAATCAATTATGATGTCCATGCTTTGGCCCATCTAAAGTGCAAGGAGGAAATGTGTCGCAGGACACACAATCGCATGAAGGTCAAGCTGCTCAGCTGCATGGAATGGAAGACCCACTTTCGACAGCAGATCTATCAGGCAAAGCTTAAGCATAATGCTATCATTAGGGAgatatacaaaatgaaaaccgATGGCAGTCTACTTCATTATCCTCCCCTCCTCTTGGACTTTGACAAAACAGTAGACGAAGTGCGATCAAAGCAGAAATCAGTTGAAAAACTTcgaaataactataaaaaccTGATCAATCGTATAAAAGTGGCCGAGGAGATGTTAATGCCGAGAAAAAAAGGTTCCATATCGCCGAAGGCATCAAGAGACTTATCAATCATCGATGCAGAAGTTATAGTCACTCCTTTAACactttcataa